Proteins encoded by one window of Lepisosteus oculatus isolate fLepOcu1 chromosome 18, fLepOcu1.hap2, whole genome shotgun sequence:
- the gpr137 gene encoding integral membrane protein GPR137, which produces MDPRAAPENASRPDPTPWPLRPAVPPSVQLGLTAAYAALYGALFLLAYAQLWLLLVSGHKRWSYQSAFLFLCLLWAGLRATLFSFYFRDTPAANRLPPPAYWLLYCCPVCLQFFTLSLINLYFSQVVLKMREKFRSEPSRGLALARLAYGGASAVFLSVNVACALLGERGGEGWRLVLVRVLVNDSLFILEAIALAGCLLILTRLAPSTSLYLQGQGTTVCHTVVLGVGVIVLFSSRACYNLAVLVLSQSHKVESFDYDWYNISDQADLRSEMGDWGYLVFGAILFIWELLPTALLIAIFRVRRPPRDTGSSVAIGTRGPRSYFFDDPQGGESDPGGPWGHGTAQPNSWYQSSESSWFGSGETAPLLFARDIQQTNQHHSLYSTPQN; this is translated from the exons ATGGACCCCCGGGCCGCCCCGGAGAACGCCTCCCGGCCGGACCCCACGCCCTGGCCCCTGCGGCCCGCCGTGCCGCCCTCGGTGCAGCTGGGGCTGACGGCGGCGTACGCGGCCCTCTACGGCGCCCTCTTCCTGCTGGCCTACGCCCAGCTGTGGCTGCTGCTGGTGTCGGGCCACAAGCGCTGGAGCTACCAGAGCGCCTTCCTGTTCCTGTGCCTGCTGTGGGCCGGCCTGCGCGCCACCCTCTTCTCCTTCTACTTCCGCGACACGCCGGCCGCCAACCGGCTGCCCCCCCCGGCCTACTGGCTGCTGTACTGCTGCCCCGTCTGCCTGCAGTTCTTCACCCTCAGCCTCATCAACCTCTACTTCTCCCAG gTGGTGTTGAAGATGAGAGAGAAGTTCCGGTCGGAGCCCAGTCGAGGCCT GGCGCTGGCCCGACTGGCGTACGGCGGCGCCAGCGCGGTCTTCCTGAGCGTCAACGTGGCGTGCGCCCTCCTGGGGGAGCGGGGCGGCGAGGGCTGGCGGCTGGTGCTGGTCCGGGTTCTGGTCAACGACTCGCTCTTCATCCTGGAGGCCATCGCCCTGGCCGGCTGCCTCCTCATCCTCACCCGGCTTGCCCCTTCCACCAGCCTCTACCTGCAGGGCCAG GGCACGACGGTGTGTCACACGGTGGTGCTGGGCGTGGGTGTCATCGTGCTCTTCTCCAGCCGGGCCTGCTACAACCTGGCCGTGCTGGTGCTGTCCCAGAGCCACAAGGTGGAGTCCTTCGACTACGACTGGTACAACATCTCCGACCAG GCAGACCTGCGCAGCGAGATGGGCGACTGGGGGTACCTGGTGTTCGGGGCGATCCTGTTCATCTGGGAGCTGCTGCCCACCGCCCTGCTCATCGCCATCTTCAGAGTGAGGCGCCCCCCGCGGGACACG GGCAGCAGTGTGGCTATCGGCACGCGGGGGCCACGCTCCTACTTCTTCGATGATCCTCAAGGGGGAGAGAGCGACCCAGGGGGCCCCTGGGGCCACGGCACTGCTCAGCCTAACAG ctggTACCAGTCGAGCGAGTCCTCCTGGTTCGGATCCGGTGAGACGGCACCCCTGCTCTTCGCACGAGACATTCAGCAGACCAATCAGCACCACTCCTTGTACTCCACCCCTCAGAACTGA